The Anaerolineae bacterium region AGAATTGTTGTCATCCAAGTTAGCCATACCCATGCATGAAAGGGTGCGGGCGTGTGTCCTTCTGGCATCGGCTCACACCTCCGCAGCCAGGTAAACGAAGGTGAACCGTTCACGAAAACGGCGCAGCACTCGTAATGTAACCGGAGCCAGGGTTGCAATCAGCAGGACATTTCCCAGCGATCGACCGAGATCCCAGGTTAAAGACGTCACCAGGTAAAAGACGCCGTAGCGGGCAAGGGTCTCAGCAAAGGAAATGCCGGGTTGCCAGTATTGATCGGACGGTCCAATAAGAAATGGCCACGACCACAGATTCATGATTGCACCGTACAACAACCCCCAAAAAGCGCCAAAGACCGCCAGGGCAACCGTCTCTCCAATTTTCCCCTGCCATCCCAAACGGGATATCAGGGGAGAGAGGGCCGCAGCACTCATCCCCACCCAACCGGCGGTAAACATTTGACTTGGCAGCCAGGGGCCAACTCCACCGGTCAAAATCGCCGATACAAACAGGGTCATCGCCCCCATGAGAAAACCAAATTTAGAACCGAACAAATACCCGGATAAGATGATCAGGAAAAAGATCGGACTAAAGCCCCCCGGTCCCGGGATCGCAACCTCGAT contains the following coding sequences:
- a CDS encoding Substrate-specific component CbrT of predicted cobalamin ECF transporter; this translates as MLERLMSNLVILSSTLLGCFSFLYPFFSPQFEQTPSPAGIRVSEMPLTMTLILGLCVVALLFESQQSAANARFVALMGVLVALNSVLRYIEVAIPGPGGFSPIFFLIILSGYLFGSKFGFLMGAMTLFVSAILTGGVGPWLPSQMFTAGWVGMSAAALSPLISRLGWQGKIGETVALAVFGAFWGLLYGAIMNLWSWPFLIGPSDQYWQPGISFAETLARYGVFYLVTSLTWDLGRSLGNVLLIATLAPVTLRVLRRFRERFTFVYLAAEV